A single region of the Populus nigra chromosome 2, ddPopNigr1.1, whole genome shotgun sequence genome encodes:
- the LOC133681355 gene encoding zinc finger protein CONSTANS-LIKE 13-like, with protein MTESRKPQHHQQQEPKQQTTTIMNPKPQQKRLCDYCNDTTALLYCRADSAKLCLSCDHEVHSTNQLFSKHTRSLLCDVCHTSPVSIFCETEHSVFCQNCDLERHSLSSFPSTHNRRPIEGFTGCPSGNELMEILGFEDLDLKQSMLFSEEMDGFMGSGLDDGYSDLFVWDSTAVSIDDFIMSSDSGPNLQALGVPPLPKENGEAANQVSFPSTLPGSNFEESCAVPEKEFNISDSASHINDGHEAEPQPSTIGTLPVLPNDGTHELSSQERDSAISRYKEKKQTRRYDKRIRYESRKVRADSRTRIKGRFAKLDH; from the exons atgacagAATCTCGTAAACCCCAACATCATCAGCAGCAAGAACCAAAACAGCAAACAACAACCATCATGAACCCCAAACCACAGCAAAAAAGACTTTGTGATTACTGTAATGACACCACAGCTCTCCTGTATTGCAGAGCTGACTCAGCTAAGCTTTGTCTCTCTTGTGACCATGAAGTTCACTCAACAAACCAGCTCTTCTCCAAGCACACTCGCTCACTCCTCTGTGATGTTTGTCACACATCCCCTGTCTCAATCTTCTGTGAAACAGAGCACTCTGTTTTTTGCCAAAACTGTGACTTGGAAAGACACAGTCTTTCTTCGTTTCCTTCAACACACAATCGTAGGCCGATTGAGGGTTTTACTGGGTGTCCTTCAGGGAATGAATTGATGGAAATTTTGGGGTTTGAAGATCTGGATCTTAAGCAGTCTATGCTTTTTAGTGAAGAAATGGATGGGTTTATGGGGTCTGGACTTGATGATGGCTATTCGGATTTGTTCGTTTGGGATAGCACTGCTGTTAGCATTGATGATTTCATTATGTCCAGTGATTCGGGCCCAAATCTCCAGGCTTTAGGAGTACCTCCTTTGCCTAAG GAAAATGGTGAAGCtgcaaatcaagtttcttttcCTTCGACATTACCAGGAAGCAACTTTGAGGAAAGTTGCGCAGTTCCTGAAAAAGAGTTCAACATCAGTGACAGTGCAAGTCACATAAATGATGGCCATGAAGCAGAGCCACAACCTTCTACAATTGGAACATTACCAGTTCTCCCAAATGATGGGACACATGAATTAAGCAGCCAGGAGAGAGATTCTGCTATTTCACGATACAAGGAGAAGAAGCAAACAAGGAG GTACGATAAACGTATCAGGTACGAATCCCGCAAGGTTCGGGCAGATAGCAGAACAAGAATCAAGGGGCGTTTCGCTAAGCTGGATCATTGA
- the LOC133682104 gene encoding monothiol glutaredoxin-S9, which yields MDKVLRLASQQGVVIFIKSTCCLCYAVKILFQEIGVDPLVHEIDQDPEGREMEKALTRMGCSAPVPAVFVGGKLLGSTNEVMSLHLSGSLNQMLKPYQSQT from the coding sequence ATGGATAAGGTGTTGAGATTGGCCTCTCAGCAGGGGGTAGTGATATTCATCAAGAGCACATGTTGCTTGTGTTATGCAGTCAAAATCCTGTTCCAAGAAATTGGGGTGGACCCTCTGGTTCATGAGATTGACCAAGACCCTGAAGGCAGGGAAATGGAAAAGGCTCTCACAAGGATGGGGTGTAGCGCGCCTGTACCGGCTGTATTCGTTGGTGGAAAGCTGCTGGGATCCACCAATGAAGTCATGTCCCTCCACCTCAGTGGCTCACTCAATCAAATGCTCAAACCCTACCAGtctcaaacttaa
- the LOC133682016 gene encoding E3 ubiquitin-protein ligase MIEL1: protein MEEQNPASQSHRSTEQLQDTAKLEHQYGCEHYRRRCKIRAPCCNQIFSCRHCHNEATSSLSNPKDRHEIVRHDIKQVICSVCNTEQEVAQVCNKCGVKMGEYFCDICKFYDDDTSKQQFHCDSCGICRLGGRENFFHCEKCGSCYAIDMRDNHSCVENSMKNCCPVCYEYLFDSVKQATVMKCGHTMHMDCFREMAKQQQYRCPICSKTVMNTSDYWKMLDEEIEAVQMPEQYQYEVSILCNDCNSTSKVAFHVVGHKCKQCASYNTRRIAGTGC from the exons ATGGAAGAGCAAAACCCTGCTTCTCAGTCTCATAGAAGCACAGAGCAGCTACAAGACACCGCAAAATTGGAACACCAATATGG ATGCGAGCACTACCGGAGAAGATGCAAAATCCGAGCTCCATGTTGCAACCAAATCTTTTCTTGCCGCCACTGCCATAATGAAGCTACC AGCTCGCTGAGCAATCCCAAGGATCGTCATGAAATAGTCAGGCACGATATTAAACAA GTTATTTGTTCAGTTTGCAACACAGAGCAAGAG gttgcTCAGGTTTGCAATAAGTGTGGTGTCAAGATGGGTGAATATTTTTGTGATATTTGCAAATTCTATGACGATGAT ACAAGCAAACAGCAGTTCCATTGTGATAGTTGTGGGATTTGTAG ACTCGGTGGCCGTGAAAATTTTTTTCACTGTGAGAAATGTG GATCTTGCTATGCAATTGATATGCGTGATAATCACTCATGTGTTGAGAACTCCATGAAAAATTGCTGTCCTGTCTGTTACGAG TATCTTTTTGACTCAGTTAAACAAGCAACGGTTATGAAGTGTGGACATACCATGCACATGGACTGCTTTCGTGAAATGGCAAAACAACAGCA GTATCGTTGTCCAATCTGCTCCAAGACAGTGATGAACACCTCAGATTATTGGAAAATGCTAGATGAGGAG ATTGAGGCTGTCCAAATGCCCGAGCAATACCAGTATGAG GTCTCCATCCTCTGCAATGACTGCAACAGCACTAGCAAAGTCGCATTTCACGTTGTTGGGCACAAGTGCAAACAGTGCGCCTCGTATAATACCCGAAGGATTGCAGGAACCGGTTGCTAA
- the LOC133682220 gene encoding glutaredoxin-C11 encodes MDKVRDLASRNAAVIFTKSSCCMCHSIKTLFYELGASPAIHELDREANGKEMEWALRGLGCNPTVPAVFIGGKWVGSAKDVLSLHLDGSLKQMLMEAKAIWF; translated from the coding sequence ATGGATAAGGTTAGAGATTTGGCATCGAGGAACGCTGCAGTGATCTTCACCAAGAGCTCATGCTGCATGTGCCACAGCATCAAGACACTTTTTTATGAACTAGGTGCAAGCCCCGCAATTCATGAGCTAGACCGTGAAGCCAATGGTAAGGAAATGGAGTGGGCTTTACGTGGGCTAGGGTGCAACCCCACCGTCCCAGCTGTCTTCATAGGTGGAAAATGGGTAGGATCAGCCAAAGATGTGCTATCCCTGCACCTGGATGGCTCTTTGAAACAAATGCTCATGGAAGCCAAGGCAATCTGGTTCTAG